In Suricata suricatta isolate VVHF042 chromosome 14, meerkat_22Aug2017_6uvM2_HiC, whole genome shotgun sequence, one DNA window encodes the following:
- the MMP17 gene encoding LOW QUALITY PROTEIN: matrix metalloproteinase-17 (The sequence of the model RefSeq protein was modified relative to this genomic sequence to represent the inferred CDS: deleted 2 bases in 1 codon) encodes CGAPAPRAEDLSLGVEWLSRFGYLRPADPTTGQLQTQEELAKAIAAMQRFGGLETTGVLDEATLALMKTPRCSLPDFPAVAPARRRRQAPAPTTWTKRSLSWRVRTFPRDSPLGRDTVRALMHYALKVWSDITPLNFHEVAGSAADIQIDFSKADHNDAYPFDGPGGTVAHAFFPGDQLSAGDTHFDDDESWAFRSSDSQDMDLFAVAVHEFGHAIGLSHVAAPSSIMQPYYQGPVGDPLHYRLPYEDRVRIWQLYGVRESVSPTAQPDTPEPEEPPLPPEPPNNRSSTPPRKDVPLRCSTDFDAVAQIRGEAFFFKGRYFWRLTRDRHLVSLQPAQMHRFWRGLPLHLDGVDAVFERTSDHKIVFFKGDRYWVFKDNNVEEGYPRPVSDFGLPPGGVDAAFSWAHNDKTYFFKDQLYWRFDEHTRRMDPGHPARSPPWRGIPSTLDDAMRWSDGAAYFFRGKEYWKVLDGELEAAPGYPRSTAQDWLVCTDPPADPEGVDGEAGAHARPGQRGQSRSEDRFQVCSCTSPASPPPRAKGLLLAATLLLPLMALWTAAGPGALTATGLWREGQTGRRWGLTGQGLVPPPLLHLDGCLLNGPSLADLDTLWALFVPCTLAGGQQRALPLGGSRQKEQTPALPFLPRGGLTAICELGRLCQGRAGDRNHPSREQAAASRRTRMMSRGTQGQGRGAFGGHAAPSPAASPPDPSVIHTAAPGAPAHRPWEPAAACPGEPLTRR; translated from the exons gAGTGGCTGAGCCGATTTGGCTACCTGCGCCCAGCTGACCCCACGACGGGCCAGCTGCAGACACAGGAGGAGCTGGCCAAGGCCATCGCCGCCATGCAGCGGTTCGGGGGTCTGGAGACCACTGGCGTGCTGG acgAGGCCACCCTGGCGCTGATGAAGACCCCTCGGTGTTCCCTCCCCGACTTTCCGGCTGTGGCCCCCGCTCGGAGGAGGCGCCAGGCTCCGGCTCCAACCACGTGGACCAAGAGGAGCCTGTCATGGAG GGTCCGCACGTTCCCGCGGGACTCCCCCCTGGGCCGGGACACTGTGCGCGCGCTCATGCACTACGCCCTCAAAGTCTGGAGCGACATCACGCCCCTCAACTTCCACGAGGTGGCGGGCAGCGCCGCGGACATCCAGATCGACTTCTCCAAGGCCGACCACAATGACGCCTACCCCTTCGACGGCCCGGGCGGCACGGTGGCCCACGCCTTCTTCCCCGGCGACCAGCTCTCCGCGGGGGACACCCACTTCGATGATGATGAGTCCTGGGCCTTCCGCTCCTCAG ACTCGCAGGATATGGACCTGTTCGCCGTGGCCGTGCACGAGTTTGGCCACGCCATCGGGCTGAGCCACGTGGCGGCCCCGAGCTCCATCATGCAGCCGTACTACCAGGGCCCTGTGGGCGACCCGCTGCACTACCGGCTCCCCTACGAAGACAGGGTGCGCATCTGGCAGCTGTACG GCGTGCGGGAGTCCGTGTCCCCCACAGCACAGCCGGACACCCCAGAGCCCGAGGAGCCTCCCCTCCCGCCAGAGCCCCCCAACAACCGGTCCAGCACCCC ACCCCGGAAGGACGTGCCCCTCCGGTGCAGCACTGACTTCGACGCGGTGGCCCAGATCCGGGGCGAGGCCTTTTTCTTCAAAG gCAGGTACTTCTGGCGGCTGACCCGGGACCGGCACCTGGTGTCGCTGCAGCCAGCGCAGATGCACCGCTTCTGGCGGGGCCTGCCGCTGCACCTGGACGGCGTGGACGCCGTGTTCGAGCGCACTAGCGACCACAAGATCGTCTTCTTCAAAG GAGACAGATACTGGGTATTTAAGGACAATAACGTAGAGGAAGGATATCCACGGCCCGTCTCAGACTTCGGCCTCCCGCCGGGCGGCGTCGACGCTGCCTTCTCCTGGGCCCACAATGACAAGACTTATTTCTTTAAGGACCAGCTGTACTGGCGCTTCGATGAGCACACACGGCGCATGGACCCCGGCCACCCCGCCCGGAGCCCGCCGTGGAGGGGCATTCCCAGCACGCTCGACGACGCCATGCGCTGGTCCGACG GTGCTGCCTACTTCTTCCGTGGCAAGGAGTACTGGAAGGTGCTGGATGGCGAGCTGGAGGCGGCGCCCGGGTACCCGCGGTCCACAGCGCAGGACTGGCTGGTCTGCACAGACCCGCCGGCGGACCCGGAGGGCGTGGACGGGGAGGCCGGGGCCCACGCGCGACCAGGACAGCGCGGCCAGAGCCGCTCAGAGGACCGCTTCCAGGTCTGCTCCTGcacctcccccgcctcccctcccccgaggGCTAAGGGCCTGCTGCTGGCTGCCACACTCCTGCTGCCCCTGATGGCGCTGTGGACAGCGGCC GGCCCTGGCGCTCTGACAGCCACCGGCCTGTGGCGAGAGGGGCAGACGGGTCGCCGCTGGGGCCTCACGGGGCAAGGACTGGTGCCCCCACCCCTACTGCACCTGGACGGATGTCTCCTCAATGGCCCCAGCCTTGCAGATCTGGACACGCTGTGGGCCCTGTTCGTGCCCTGCACGCTGGCAggaggccagcagagggcgctgcCCCTAGGCGGCTCACGGCAGAAGGAGCAAACACCTGCCCTTCCTTTTCTGCCACGAGGTGGCCTGACGGCCATCTGTGAGTTGGGCAGACTCTGCCAAGGCCGGGCTGGGGACCGAAACCATCCCTCTCGTGAGCAAGCAGCTGCATCCCGCAGAACTCGAATGATGAGCCGAGGGACGCagggccaggggcggggggcaTTCGGCGGCCACGCTGCCCCCAGCCCCGCTGCCAGCCCACCAGACCCGTCTGTCATCCACACTGCTGCCCCTGGTGCTCCCGCCCACCGTCCCTGGGAGCCTGCAGCTGCCTGCCCCGGGGAGCCCCTGACCCGCAGATGA
- the LOC115278210 gene encoding uncharacterized protein LOC115278210 has product MGDQQGAFTFRDSLVQMLVWSRAALPSVAEPPAREHPAQRGRITSETPQIGVLMSSLLFQRYIAGPLAGPRVPVLGGRRGQGEGRTDMRRTGPPSSHRPPQAETSGSQGSLQLPSPARPVPSQGPEARQVLAARIWQTHLHSSVHHPAVCGAPTLLQVLFQATPTGSCSSILAWPAGTQQTHHRRGASGARLRSRQGRRQRPALRNQRLSCVKGSRRPVLGQEGARGALLGV; this is encoded by the exons ATGGGAGATCAACAGGGTGCTTTCACCTTTCGAGACTCTCTGGTCCAGATGCTCGTTTGGTCTCGTGCAGCCCTACCCTCGGTTG CCGAGCCCCCAGCAAGGGAACACCCGGCACAACGAGGGCGCATCACCTCCGAGACACCCCAAATAGGAGTTCTGATGTCCAGCCTCCTCTTCCAAAGGTACATCGCAGGACCACTGGCTGGCCCGCGGGTTCCCGTTCTGGGCGGGAGGAGAGGACAAGGAGAGGGGAGGACGGACATGAGAAGGACAGGACCTCCCTCCTCGCATCGCCCTCCCCAAGCAGAGACGTCCGGCAGCCAGGGGTCCCTGCAGCTTCCCTCTCCCGCCCGCCCGGTGCCGAGCCAAGGTCCTGAGGCTCGGCAGGTGTTGGCGGCACGCATCTGGCAGACGCACCTCCACTCGTCTGTGCACCACCCCGCTGTTTGCGGAGCACCCACTCTTCTCCAGGTGCTGTTCCAGGCGACCCCCACGGGCAGCTGCTCCTCCATCCTGGCCTGGCCGGCGGGGACACAGCAGACACATCACAGAAGAGGAGCAAGCGGTGCCCGGCTGAGGAGCCGCCAGGGGAGGCGGCAGAGACCTGCTCTTCGGAATCAGCGTCTGTCCTGTGTCAAGGGCTCCCGGAGGCCGGTGttggggcaggagggggccagGGGGGCCCTGCTGGGCGTGTAA